A window of Paucidesulfovibrio gracilis DSM 16080 genomic DNA:
ACCCAGCACCTGGAGAATCTTCCGACCCAGGGCGTCCGACTTGAAAGGCTTGACGATGTAGCCGTTCACGCCTTTTTGCACTGCTTCCACAACCGCTTCCTTCTGGGCCTCGGCTGTGACCATAATGAACGGGATATTGCGGTGCTCTTCACTGGCGCGCACCTTCTCCAACAGCTCCATGCCGCTCATGCGGGGCATCTTGTAGTCGCTGAGGATCAGTTGTATTGTGTGGCTCTGCAAGACCTCCAGAGCCTGGGCGCCGTCGCCAGCCTCCAGCACGTTGCGAAAGCCCAGCTCTTTGAGCGCACTGATGATGATGCGTCGAATGGCGCTGGAGTCATCCACGACAAGAATGCGAATGTTCGTATTGCCGGTCATCAAGCCACTCCTGCTTGTTCTTGGGACATACGGTGTTGCCCTCCTACTCCATCTTATGTCATTTCGCAAACAGTATCAGGCAATTGACAATTTATACGACTTTGGTTCTTCGCTCAACAGACTGATAATAAAGGATTCCCTCATGCCCACTGCATGGTGCTGCCGCCATCTTCCTGCACTGCCCTTTTGGGGAAGGAGCATTCCCGGGCTGATTCTTTTTCTCCTTTTGTGGTGTGCGCCCGGCAATGCCGCGCCACTGGACGCCCCCACAAGTCTGCCGGAACTGCGGACTTATGCCCGGCTGCGCGCCTCGGTGCTGGCCGCCGAAGAATTTACCCGTGCGCTGGATGCGGTGATCGCGGTGCATGGTCCCCAGGATCTGCGAAAATTCACGCCTCGTGAGGCGGCCCAACGGTTGCTGAATGGCGGCTGGATTGATCCGGGGTTGCCGTTTTCCTTTGACGAAACCCCTCTGGAATTGACTTCCACGCAACGTTTTGTTTCCGCCCTTGATCCCACGCTGACATCCGCGGACCTGCCCCTCTTGGAACTTCCCGCGGAACTGGTCGGTCCCGCCCTGGAGGACGACAGTACGGCCGTGCGCTGGTTTATCCTGCAATCTCTGGCCCGGCATCCCGGACAGGGCGAGCAGGCCCGGAACCTGCTCAAGGCGCTGGCACGAGAACCCGAGTCCGCTCTTGTTCGCGCTTACGCGGCCGCCTTGAGCCGTGTTCCCTTGGCACGCCGTCTGCCAGCATTGCTTCGTGAGGAGGATTATTCCGAGACATGGCGGGCGTTGCTCGCCCTCACGAACGTGGATGCTCGCTGCCTTGGGTTGCTGCTTTGCGCTCCGGCTCCCGGGGGCTGCCCCACACCCTCCCGTACAGGCGAACCGGATGCTGCCACTTTGATTCTGGCGCAATTGGAACGAAACTATCCTGTGCCCACAGTGGAAATGGTGGTCCGCGCCCAGCCCTTGCCGGTGCTGGATCGGCTTTGCCACGGGCTGCGCCACGCCTGGGCCGAACCCCAGGACCGACTGGTCGCCTTGCTGGCTCGTTTTCCAGAACATGGCCCGGCCCTGGAAGCCCTGGCCCATGCCCTGCTGAACCGCAATCATCCCGCGTACTCGGCATCCCATCGAATGCTTATCCAGGTGTGGGAGCAACGTACCGGAATCACATTTCAGGGCAGTGCGGAGCCGTTTCTGCAATGGTACCATGCGCACAAACCCATGCCGAAGCTCCCGTGATCCTTTTCCCTGGTCTTCGGTTCCTGCGCCCGATTCCTGCAAGGTCCGGATTCTTCTTCGGCCATGGTGCGCCCGAGGCCGGGCTTGGCAAAGCGGCTTCTTGACACTCCTTGCTGCATGAAATACTTTTGCAGCATAGGATATCCATTTATTTTCGGGAAACTAGGTGGTGCAAAATGGCTGGCGATGAAAAATTTTCCACACATTTCGACCCGGTAGAGGTGCTTCCGTTGGCCGGAGAGGTCCGGGGAATATGCCGGTCCCTGAACGCTCTGCCGGTTCGGCCCGATCTGGCCCACGATCTGGAGCGCGACCTCACGGAACAGGCCATCCATGCCACGGCCGCCATGGCAGGCAACCCCATGCGCCTGGACGAGGTTCGGGAATGTCTCGCTGACGAAGGAACCAGCCCCGATGATCCGGCCGGTCCCACTGTGGCCCGCGCCCGGCGCGTCATCGCCAACCTGGGCCTGGCCTACGCCCCGCTTCCCAAACAGCGCACCGAACCGGGCGTGTTCGGCGTGTCCGACGGGTTTTTACGCAAAGTCCACGCGGTCATGGTCCAGGGAACCCTTGCCCGGGGCATGGGCGAATACGTACCCGGCGCGGAAAATCGCGTGCTCTCCCTGGTCACCCGCATCAATGCCCAGGACATGTCCGACATGGAACAAGCTGTGCGGGCCGGAATCTTCCACTACCATCTGCACCGGATCATGCCCTTTGCCCACGGCACAGGGCGGGTGGCCCGTTTCTTTGAAAGCTCCATCCTCGCCGTGGGCGGCTACCGCTTCGCCTGCCTGATGCAGCCCTTGACCTACCGCCGCCGCATCGACGAATACATGCGTTTTTTCCCCTCGGAACAAGGGGAACCAGCCGTGATGGACTCGCTCACGGAATTTCTGGTCTTCATGCTTTCGGTCCTGCGCGACAACCTCACGGCCCTGCATTCCCAATGCACGGTCCCCCTGCGCAAGCTGGCCCTGGGCGACCATTTCCGCATTTTGGCGGAATCGCGCCGCATTAACAAACGCACGCACCAGCTGCTCTCCCTGCTGCTGGACAGAGAGACCGACCCGGACACCGGCGAACCGTTGCCTTTTCTGCTCAAGGATCTGTTCCTTAAACAGCCCTACAAGTTGTTGTACGACAAGGTCAGTGAACACACGGCCAGACGGGATCTCGGCCGGTTGCTGGAGTTGGAGCTGCTGGTCAAAAAAGGCACGAGCTATTATTTTCAGCACCACCGGCTGGGCTGAGCCTCCCCCCTGATGCGGCGCGACGGTTTTGCACACGCAAACGGCTGGACATGCATGGCAAGCCACACAACGCCCTAGTCCACTGACGCGACGTTTGCCTCCTCTTCCGGTTCCGGTCCATTGGGATCGGCCAGCCGCTTTTCCCGCAAGGGACGGCACCGAACCCTTGGTCCCTCGTCCTGATTCGGCACAAGTTCCAAAATCCGGTCCGCAGCCGAGGCAAACGTATCCACGGGATGATGGGAAATGACCAGCAATTGCAAGTCAAGCCGCCGGGCAATACGGGCTATAAGTTGCATAAACCGGGGAACCAGTTCCGGCTTGAGCCAGCAATCCTGCTCATCCAGCACCAAAAACGGCCGGTGCCGGTACGGATCCAGCTGGGACAGGGCAATGAGCCGCAGCCCCACGGAAAGGATGTTGGCCACAGATCCGCCCTGCCCCCGCAGGATATCCTCCTGATGGTCCGGATCCTCCCCGCTGTGAATGGAAAAATGCACCTGAAGCCGGTTGCCGACTGTCCGCCGCTCGCTGACCACGGTACGGTTCTGGCCCAACACTTCCCGCACGGCGTGGGTCAGGTTGGACTCAATTTCATCGAGTATTTCCCCAAACAACCGGGTGGAAAGCTCCTCCAGGGTGGTCACGGCCCGGGGTGCCAGTTCCAAAAACCGGTCCAGCTGCGCCCGCTCAGAGGCCAACGCCAAATACTCCTGGTGACGGCTTGCGGCCAGCCCCGATAATTGGGCCACCCGTTCCGACAATTCATCCAGCTCGCTGCAATCCATGGCCTAAAACGCTCCCTCGGCGCCGTTCTCTCCATTCTCCGCGGCTCTGGACTCCTCGGCTTCCACCGCATCCAAGCCGGCTCGCACCGCTTCCAAATGGGTACGATACTCGGCCACCAAACGGGCATTCTCCCGGCGGCGCTCCACAAGCAACGCCTGGAGCTGCTCCGGGTCCGATGTGCCGTATTCCTGCTCCGCCTGGTTCCGGCACTCCTCCAGCTGACGGTTCAAGGTCTCCACATCGCGCTGGGCGCGGACCTTTTCATCCCGCAACCGCTCATATTCGTCCTTGAGCTGATTCAATTCACGCTGGAGGGCTTCATCGCTCTCGCCGCCACTTCTCGGCTTCTCATTCATTGTCCACCACCTCTTTATACAACGCCCAGATCAAGGCCGACTCGGGCTGCTCCGGGTTGAGATTGGCCTGCAAAAATTCCCGCAAGCCGGTTCCTTCGCTGCTACGGCGCATGGCCAGCCGTTCCAGCCCCTCCAAAAACCGCGACTCCCCGTGTTCCTCCTGCTCCTCGGGCGGAAACTCCTGGCGCGGGAACACGTCGTAAAACGGTTCGTGCGGCACCTGCCAGCTTGTCAATTCCTCACACCCCGGCGTCCAGATTGCGGCGGCCGGAATCTTTTCGCTGGAACGCCGGGAAAAGGTCAGCCGGGTGATGTTTCCGGGGTTGGCCCAGGTGGTGCTTCCGGCCTGCACCTGGGGCTGAGGCCGGTGGATATGCCCGTTGATGAGCCAGTCGATGCCGGGCAATTCCTTGATGCGCCCGGCGCGATCCAAAAAATCCGGAAAGCTGATGTTGTGGTGCGTGAACCAGAGCACGGTCGCCTCATCCGGCACATACTCCCGGTCCAGCCCTCTGGGCAGACGGTGACCATCCGGGGTGGCGCCCACCACGACCTTTGCCTCCGGCGTCTCCAGCACGAACTGCAATCCCGGCTCCTGCATGAGCCGGATGACTCCGGCCTCGCCCAGCACAGCCAGGGACACATCCCGGGTCCAGCGGGCCAGGTGCTTGTCATGGTTACCCACCAACACAAACGGACGATGCGGCCGAAACAGGCTCATGAGTTCCACAAGCAATGTGTTGGAGTTGTCCCTGGGTCGGTGGAACAGATCGCCCAGCAGCACCACGGGCATTTCCAGTTCCCGGGCGCGGTCCAGGCAGGCCGCCAATTTGCTCAAGACCTGCTCACGGTACCCCGGAAGGCGATGCCCGGGCGGGATATCCGCCACGTGCGGATCACCGATCAAAAACAGTCCGTTGCCTCGCACCCGGGGCAGTTGCTCGGGGATCGGGTGAGTATTGCTCATCCGTTGCCGTCCCCTTTTTCCCGGGCTGCGCCGCCCAGAAACGCATCCTGATTCAGGGCATTGCCGCACAGGGGGCAATGGCCCACTTCACGCAAGCGTTGCTGCAATGCTTCCCCATGGTTTCGCAACCGGTCCTCCCGGGCTGCCACTATTCGGCGGGCAGATTCCATCCGTTGCTCCAGCCCCTGCATCTCCTTGAGCAATTCGGCCAGAGGCTGCACGTCGAGCGGTTGGGGAACGCCTTGTAGTGTAGTAAGGATCGTTGCCTTTTGTGATTCGAAGTATTGCTTACGTTCCAGATGGTTGAGAGAGTGAATCAGTTGCTTGTGGTTTATTGTGGATTCCGGCTCAGGCGGAGGAGTGA
This region includes:
- a CDS encoding Fic family protein yields the protein MAGDEKFSTHFDPVEVLPLAGEVRGICRSLNALPVRPDLAHDLERDLTEQAIHATAAMAGNPMRLDEVRECLADEGTSPDDPAGPTVARARRVIANLGLAYAPLPKQRTEPGVFGVSDGFLRKVHAVMVQGTLARGMGEYVPGAENRVLSLVTRINAQDMSDMEQAVRAGIFHYHLHRIMPFAHGTGRVARFFESSILAVGGYRFACLMQPLTYRRRIDEYMRFFPSEQGEPAVMDSLTEFLVFMLSVLRDNLTALHSQCTVPLRKLALGDHFRILAESRRINKRTHQLLSLLLDRETDPDTGEPLPFLLKDLFLKQPYKLLYDKVSEHTARRDLGRLLELELLVKKGTSYYFQHHRLG
- a CDS encoding HEAT repeat domain-containing protein; protein product: MPTAWCCRHLPALPFWGRSIPGLILFLLLWCAPGNAAPLDAPTSLPELRTYARLRASVLAAEEFTRALDAVIAVHGPQDLRKFTPREAAQRLLNGGWIDPGLPFSFDETPLELTSTQRFVSALDPTLTSADLPLLELPAELVGPALEDDSTAVRWFILQSLARHPGQGEQARNLLKALAREPESALVRAYAAALSRVPLARRLPALLREEDYSETWRALLALTNVDARCLGLLLCAPAPGGCPTPSRTGEPDAATLILAQLERNYPVPTVEMVVRAQPLPVLDRLCHGLRHAWAEPQDRLVALLARFPEHGPALEALAHALLNRNHPAYSASHRMLIQVWEQRTGITFQGSAEPFLQWYHAHKPMPKLP
- a CDS encoding metallophosphoesterase, which codes for MSNTHPIPEQLPRVRGNGLFLIGDPHVADIPPGHRLPGYREQVLSKLAACLDRARELEMPVVLLGDLFHRPRDNSNTLLVELMSLFRPHRPFVLVGNHDKHLARWTRDVSLAVLGEAGVIRLMQEPGLQFVLETPEAKVVVGATPDGHRLPRGLDREYVPDEATVLWFTHHNISFPDFLDRAGRIKELPGIDWLINGHIHRPQPQVQAGSTTWANPGNITRLTFSRRSSEKIPAAAIWTPGCEELTSWQVPHEPFYDVFPRQEFPPEEQEEHGESRFLEGLERLAMRRSSEGTGLREFLQANLNPEQPESALIWALYKEVVDNE
- a CDS encoding P-loop NTPase family protein yields the protein MDCSELDELSERVAQLSGLAASRHQEYLALASERAQLDRFLELAPRAVTTLEELSTRLFGEILDEIESNLTHAVREVLGQNRTVVSERRTVGNRLQVHFSIHSGEDPDHQEDILRGQGGSVANILSVGLRLIALSQLDPYRHRPFLVLDEQDCWLKPELVPRFMQLIARIARRLDLQLLVISHHPVDTFASAADRILELVPNQDEGPRVRCRPLREKRLADPNGPEPEEEANVASVD
- a CDS encoding response regulator, coding for MTGNTNIRILVVDDSSAIRRIIISALKELGFRNVLEAGDGAQALEVLQSHTIQLILSDYKMPRMSGMELLEKVRASEEHRNIPFIMVTAEAQKEAVVEAVQKGVNGYIVKPFKSDALGRKILQVLG